The Lycium ferocissimum isolate CSIRO_LF1 chromosome 8, AGI_CSIRO_Lferr_CH_V1, whole genome shotgun sequence DNA segment aagtcaaatgtataaaaaaaattccgtCAAGAAAAGATGTGTTAAAAGAATTCTATTATGGGGGGCAAATTAGTATATTAAACTTTTTTACTTCATGAATGATGTACGAGGCCTGATTATTACCCAAGAAAAAGCAAAGTAGAGTCCGaacctaaatgacccaaaaaaagatGGAATGAACTAAAATACCTCGAGAAAAAAATGATACCAAAAAATCTTTAACGCAAGTAAATTTCTTTAACGTTATATAAAAGTGACTTAACGTCCCACGTTAAAAAACCGTCACCAGAGTTTTgagagttttttttatttttttttaacaaattacATAGCGCATTTTTTTCCTGCGTTATGCAAACTTACCCCAACTCCCACATCCCCCACCCCTTCTCTGCCCCACTCCTTATACTCCCACGGTCCCCACTCCTTATACtatctttactttatttttaacaatgtgacaatttatataaaaataaaaacatactaTATGTAAAGgagattattaaaaataaaatgttatATTGTTGCAATTATTATCTTGTTCACAATGATATATTATATTAATAGTATCACGATAATaccttaaattttttaaaagacaaactctctaaaaaaaaaaaaaggtagaagGGTATTTAAGTTATGCTAATAACTTAGTTAAAGTCGAGCAAAATTTAGAGACTTCTACATAAGAATAGAGGAAAATGAGGAATTAATTGAGATCTAGAAGACATTGACCATaaaggatttaaaaaaaaaaaattatgccttAGTCCGAGCAAGAAAACTGATTTCATTGCAAACAAAGACCGGAGAGCAACATTAAGAAGATAAATTGACAAAATAATTAGAGGACATAAAATTAactatgtttttttaaaaatgaattattatcatatcaaaaatataaaaaaaatcgatAGTTTAACCCTCATATTATGTGCTATAGCTTAATGTTGGATTTTAGTACATTTTATTATATACCCCATTTTTCTCGAGTGTTATATTCGTTTTAATCTTAACTcattaataataagaaaaactattttaaaaaagaaaaaaaatcaagcatgtattttttataatgtatattttaataacttatacaattaaaatttagagaacaacataataagttattgtatattttaatttttgtgtaATGTATAAAGATCATGACTAATTCTATTATATTTTAAGATCTTTATATAATTGAATAAGTTATTGCTTTAATTTTTGCGtgatatataaaaatttagTCATTATTATTCAATTGATCTTTATACAAAAAATTTAAGATCTTACATTAcgcaaaaatttaaatatacaataacttATTCAATTGTTCTCTAAATTTTAATTGTATAAGCTATTAAAATATACGTTATAAAAAATACatgcttgatttttttcttttttaaaatagtatgtattattattaatgaGTTAAGATTAAAATGAATCTAACGCTCGACAAAAATGGGGTATATAATAAAATGTACTAAGATCCAACATTAAGCTATAGAAACATAATAAGAGGGTTAaactatttaatttttgttttatatttttaatatgacaataattcattttaaaaaaaatcatagttTAATTTTGTGTCCTCTAATTATTTTGTCACTTTATCTTCTTAATGTTGCTCTCCAGTCTTTGTTTGAAATGAAATCATTTTCTTGCTCGGGCTAAGGCATaaaaattaacatttttttttaaaaaaatttttatacTCCATCAGTGTCTTTTAGATCTCAATTAATTCCTCCTTTTCCTCTATTCTTATGTAGAAGACTCTAAATTTTGCTAGACTTTAATTAAGTTATTAGCATAACTTAAATACCCTTCTACCTTTTTTTAGAGAGAGTttgtcttttaaaaaatttaaggtATTATCGTGATACTATTAATATAATATATCATTGTGAACAAgataataattacaacaagaTTACACTGTATTTGTAATAATCTCCTTTACatatagtattttttatttttatataaatagttacattgttaaaaataaagtaaagataGTATAAGGAGTGGGGATAGTGGGATTATAAGAAGTGGGGCAGAGAAGGAGTGGGGGACGTGGGAGTTGGGGACTGAGTTTGCATAACGCAGGAAAAAAATGCGTTATGtaatttgtttatatataaaaaaaaaaaaaaactctcaaaACTCGGGTGACGGTTTTTTAACGTGGGACGTTAAGTGACTTTTATATAACGtagtaaattactgcgttaagggtattttggtatcactttttttcttgagatattttggttcattccatctttttttgggtcatttaggtACCGGACTCAAGAAAAGTAGGAGGCCTGAATCCTCTAGAAGAGTCAAAATCTGCaatcattttttgttttatttgggGCTTGATATTTGTATTAGGATGTTGGTCAATTGAGATTCACCTAGTGTAAAATtcatgtaaaacaaaaaaaacttccaaatgagttttttttttttccagataaAAGACTCAAATTCAAGACTTCTAATTAATAGTAGACAAATTATATCTAATTGTTGTTTGTTTATTTAGTACCATTTGTAGAGGTACTatcatttttaatataaaaaaatcgTGGTGGCATTCGGCGCTCCATTCTCGTGCAGTTAATAAGTAGGAATAATAAAAATGACCTTACAGCGTGCAATCATGTGATAATATTAGGTTTATCAAACATTATATTCCttgtgtttcaatttatgtgaacctatttttttttatttgtgtcaaatgaatggcctctttcctaatttggaaacaaattaaggcactttataaaataatttacagCACAAatatattcaagacttattttttaagccaagttttaaaagtatttactTATTTCTTAAATGTATGTTTTgggtcaaatgggttcatataaattaaaatggagggtgtatttattattaatacttactaatataatacaatataaTATGGTAATAATTCCAAAAAAGTTAGCTAAAATTTGGGAGCTAACAACAGTGAATCATCCCTTATAAATACGTTAAAAAGGTTTCTCAAATCACATTCCTCACTCATCAAAAAAGTACAAACATGCTTAAAAAAATGCCATACATTCCAAGTGAAGTTATCTTTGAAATTCTCCTAAGATTGCCTCTAAAATCCATTTTGAAATTCAAGTCTGTTTCAAAATCCTGGCTTTTTTTACTATCATCTCCTCAATTCATCAATACTCATCTCAACTTTTCAAGAAAAGATTTCCCCCACAGACTCCTAATATTAGACCGTGACCAAATTTTATCTAAGAAAAAATGTGCCCTCTATTCCCCTGTTTCTAAAAAAAACTCTGCCGTCTGTGTTGATCTTGATTATCCTGTAAAATCCCGTGGTTGTAATATTCCTCAGTTTATTGGTTCTTGTGATGGTTTGGTTTGTTTATTAGTCGAAAACTCGCTTATTTTGTGGAATCCCTCTACTAGAAAATGGAAAGAGATTCCAAAAGAAGAAACTCATCAGATGAGTCAAGATTATTATTGTACTTATGGGTTTGGTTATGACAAGTACAATGATGATTATAAGTTGGTTTTATTATATAGTTCTAAAATCAAGAATACTGGAAGTGAAGTGAAGGTTTATAGTTTGAGGACTAATTCTTGGAAAAAGATTAAGGGGTTTGTTAGTGGTTATATTTATGGTAATTCTGGTGTTTTGTTGAATGGTATTGTTCATTGGGATACTCGTCCACATCATGATTTTAATGGTTGTTATAACTATATTGTATCGTTTGATTTGGAAACAGAGAAACAGGGGAAGATAGAGTTACCTAGCTATGAAAATGAAGATGTTCATTGGGATTTAATATCTTCAAGAGATTCTTTATTTGGATTTTGCCATTGTGAATCTCAAGGTGAGGTGGATATATGGGTAATGAAGGAATATGGAGTTAAAGAATCTTGGACTAAATTTGCTTCGGTTGCCTATTATGTAATTCCGGGAATCTTTTATTTACCCCTGTATGTAAATGAGGATGGTGAGGTACTACTTATAAACGGGCAAAGTTTGGTGCTTTTTAATACGAGAAATAACACGTACAAGGATCTTCAGATTCATTTACCCGATACTCAACTTAGAATTGATATGGCTACCTATAACGAGACCCTTGTTTCACCGGTTTTTAATGATGAAGATGGATGCAAACTCTGgtaggaaaaagaagaaatttcttGTAACAGAAAATCTCGGACATACTTTCaaaatttctcttctttgttgTTTAGAGAAGATTGTAAGAGCTTTTGCAAGCTCTCTTTGTCTGTTTCGTTTTAACTTTACCTATcagaaaatgtatttttttttgtggtgtAAGTTTGTACTTGATATATGAATATCAATTCCAAATGCAATAAAATGTTGGGATGTCACGTTCGATCTAGATATTTTTGTGTCTGGACCAGTACATGTTTCAGTTCTGCAAGAAGCTATGCGGAGAAATTCCTATGTTTAGTTGTACATTTTAATTCGGTATGTATCTGGCATTACTGCCTCTGGCTCAATTTAATGTACTTTAATTTAACTACATTGTGTTTAATCAGAGTGCGTGGTTAGGTGCAAGAGAACTTTCAATTGAATGGGCAGACAATCCAGACCACTGGACATGGAACTATATTTACAACTCTGGGTatgtatctctctctctctctgtgccATCCTTGAATCagttataaaattaaaaatgtatTCGTAGGTAGGGCTAAGGTCTAtatacattctttccttcccaGATCCCAATTGTGAAAATAtattgagtatgttgttgttgttgtttttgcaAATGGACTGCATATTGTCAGAGGCGGATTCAGAGTCTAAACTTAATAGATTCAATCTTTGTGATTTTTAGCCTGAACGCATTGTATTTTTGACAGTATAGGTTCAGAATTTAATACTGttatttgttgaaattttagtaaatgtttacatacatatatgtatacgtttCGTGTGAAAATGCTAGATTCAATTGAACTCATCACTACAAGTTGCATCAGCCTCTGCATATTTCCGGGGGTAGATGCAGGTCTTAAGATGGGTATATCGAACCCAGTATTTCCGAtacaaatcatatatatatatatatatatatatatatatatatatatatatatctgtgtgtgtgtgtgtgtgtgaagatcGATCAACTAGAAGTTCAATAATATGATATTTGGACCCATAATTTTAATAGTACAATAAGTATAGTGCTAGAAATCCTAAAGGATGAACATATCAAGTTTAAATTCTGGCTCAGTCGATGCATACTTCGAGCATTTTTCAAACACACAAGATATTCTTCTTATTTTTGTGAGCATAATTATCATGACCATTAAGattattttccttcctaaatGGCCACAAAGATGCATCTCAAACACGACTTATAACTTAAAATCTTTGACACTTTGTGCAGTATGGAAGTAGCTGAGCTTCTCAGCGTTTGTTGGCTCGATATTCGAGGAAAGATAGACACAAGACAACTCACACGAAAGACTAGTTATTCGGCATATTTAGTGTTCAAGTTAACAGATAGTGTTTCTGAACTTGAAAGAGCAATTGCATCAGTAAGATTTGTGAAGGAAAAAGCAGAGGGAACTGATGAAGAAGGCTACACTGTTTTCCTCTCTCTTAAGGCaaaggaagaaggagaaaatggTATATTCCCACACCTACGAAGCGATGAGTGGATGGAAATAAAACTTGGTGAATTTTTCAACAACTTAGGTGAAGATGGTGAAGTTGAAATGAGGTTGATGGAGAACAAAAATCCTAATTGGAAATCTGGCATTATTGTTAAGGGTATCGATATTCGTCCAAATTAAAATAGTCATGTCCTCTCTATGTTTAAGTACTATTTCAATATGATTTTTCTACTCGTTATGTTTGTATTTTATGTCGTTTATGACTTCTCTTAGAGTCTCTCTATGTCGTGTAAGATGTGAGCTTGAACAGGGCATGTCTTAATGTGTTTTGTACCCAATTCTGAATCCGAAATAAGAGATTTCATGGTTTCTAGTTTCTACtagctaaaaataaaatataatggTGTTCTATATTTGCTGAGGTCAAGCATCATTGACTTTGACGCAAGTTGGGATTAGAGATATTAAATGAGTAAGTGGCGCAGGGGAAAATATGTTGAATCGgtccaaaaattatttgagCTGAGATAAACTGGATCACGAAAGTTAAACGATACATCACGAGCCAATCTGTCTAACTCTTACCAATGTTTCCAACTATGCACTTCGGctgtatatgttgtgtataaatatgtatagggcatgtatatttagtatatcGTATACACTACTTATaaattgtgtatatattttataaattagatGACCGAATGATATTTGGCTGCAATATTCCCGATTTAATTTGATTGTTTGTTCTCTTATAATCCGTTTATTTAATCAACCCATGGTTGGGATGATTACTTGCCATTGGACTAGTACCGATAACAATAGTTATTGAATTGGTAATTTAGATGGCGGAATTTAAAACTTTAAGGCAGTGAACATCGCCATTTGAGTGGTTCGAAATATTCATTTAATCGTTGTTAAAGTCTACTTTCCTTAGATTATGTCCAATTTTAAAATCATCAACATCTAAATCGACTAAAAGAAAGTGGAAAAATTTCTTGAATCAGCTCGAATCAAGAAACTGCTTTCAGAAGCTTTTGAGGGAGAACAGTGGAATGTAAATGATCGTTTAAAAGAATATCGTCCGTCAACCCCAGCAACCTACAAGCTTGTTTATAGCCCGATTATTGTCGCACTCGTGTCGGATCCTCAAAAAAATACACTTAGTTTGAAAAATCCAACACGCACCCTCGACAATTTtaaagagtccgagcaacatagccgATTGTATAACTTGGTAACTATCTTCATTCTATCTGTCTTGTTAAATTATTCACAAGTCATGCCACATCTTATTTCATTCTACCTATCTTGTTAAATTGTTCACAAATTATATCGAAATAGTATCTTTATTCTACCCATATATTGTTAATTAAATTGTTCACATGAATTGGTGTGACTTTGTGCTTGttcacaaagaaaaagaaaaacttatgACGATCTCATAACTTTGTGATAATGATAAAAATCACAGGCTGAAAACCCTTTTGATTAAGCAAAGCAATCCACTACTACACTAAATTAGTCCGTACCAAAAATAATTGAAGAAAAGActacacatatatatcgaaaaaacaaaaaacttttTTCCATGTTTTACCTCACGGAGACATCATTCACACTGTATTTTAGTAGACACTGTTTTCACATAATTACCGCATGTGATGCTCACTCTATTTCTAATGCGCTACTGCCTCCGTTCAGTTTTACTTATTCATAATGGGTTTTGCACGCCttaaaaaacaataaataaagtGCATATTTGATCATAATACCCATTAATGATATATAGGTTCAATAAACTtgataaatgatgaaaaaataaaattatctttCTATTAATATGTTAaagtgaataaataaaaataattatttttaatatagtgaataaataaaaatgaaccgAGGAAATAAAAGTTAAGAATGATCACTATTTGAAATGACCAGAAATATAGAAAGTTTCTCCTCCACACAAATTCTCGACTTTCAAGAATATTTCCGCCATGCTCTCTCTGCCAAAAGTAATTTTATAGGCGTATACATTCAGGCCCAACTAAAGGGATGGACACCACAACATTATTTTTCTCCAATACAATCCAAATCACAGTGACTCTTCCAGCCAAAAGATAAGAAAAGTTTTACTATGTGAAGTATAGAAGTAGCTGAGCTTCTTAATTGGTTGGCTCGATATTCGAGGAAAGATAAACACAACGCATCTCACACGAAAGACTAGAAGAGCCCCTTTGTATTGACTGGTAAGTTGGTCAAATTAACTTATAagacatttttaatttatttgaatatttgataaaaataaaaaatatattaagttaagttaaaaagtatttaaaataaaattaaattaaaaagctgctcaacctcaatttttttttggcttaaagtTATTTTGATTTGACTAACAACTTTatccttttatcccttatatgtTATGTTAATATCAATActacccttacttctaaaaattCTTTAAGCATTTTTATCTAAACATGTAaatgcttatttataaaataatttttagcacTTAAAAGTACTTGAAGCATTTATGTTTAAAAGCCACTTTgtttcagctaatccaaacgggctctagtTATTCAAAGATATTTAGTGTTCAAGTTAACAGATAATGTTTGAGATAAGGGTGAAAAACACACCCGAACTATCACTGTTTTTTGCATTTAATGCCTAAACTATCAGAAAgttgagaaaactacctaaactatcactatctagtttgcaaaacacacctcaaattaTTCTTGCATGTCATGTGATCTACactctccattttatataaaaatgttgtCAAGTGTTGTCCACGTGGATAGATAATGTCACAATGGCCTAaatggaaatttaaaaaaaaaaactatttgttttaaaaaacaaactgaataataataatatttgtaaaaaaata contains these protein-coding regions:
- the LOC132066878 gene encoding F-box/kelch-repeat protein At3g23880-like; this encodes MLKKMPYIPSEVIFEILLRLPLKSILKFKSVSKSWLFLLSSPQFINTHLNFSRKDFPHRLLILDRDQILSKKKCALYSPVSKKNSAVCVDLDYPVKSRGCNIPQFIGSCDGLVCLLVENSLILWNPSTRKWKEIPKEETHQMSQDYYCTYGFGYDKYNDDYKLVLLYSSKIKNTGSEVKVYSLRTNSWKKIKGFVSGYIYGNSGVLLNGIVHWDTRPHHDFNGCYNYIVSFDLETEKQGKIELPSYENEDVHWDLISSRDSLFGFCHCESQGEVDIWVMKEYGVKESWTKFASVAYYVIPGIFYLPLYVNEDGEVLLINGQSLVLFNTRNNTYKDLQIHLPDTQLRIDMATYNETLVSPVFNDEDGCKLW
- the LOC132066291 gene encoding F-box protein PP2-B10-like, translated to MLGCHVRSRYFCVWTSTCFSSARSYAEKFLCLVVHFNSSAWLGARELSIEWADNPDHWTWNYIYNSGMEVAELLSVCWLDIRGKIDTRQLTRKTSYSAYLVFKLTDSVSELERAIASVRFVKEKAEGTDEEGYTVFLSLKAKEEGENGIFPHLRSDEWMEIKLGEFFNNLGEDGEVEMRLMENKNPNWKSGIIVKGIDIRPN